A window of Salvelinus alpinus chromosome 31, SLU_Salpinus.1, whole genome shotgun sequence contains these coding sequences:
- the LOC139561330 gene encoding sterile alpha motif domain-containing protein 9-like isoform X2: MAHNTGSSLSNARGREIYVGSEIRDSISLLDVLYSNAFEEEDMDSAVAKKTEVDFYRGAPPQWLNFYWAERATSADKTTPFIKRDGYTELIENIMKRSKGDLTSTMNLLHQPGSGGTTLAKQVLWDMRKTLRCAVLTGPTSDITAIAKQVIHLFTAGGQGHQNTVLLLLEDERILENLQDAIMKEIAERNITTHRPVVIILNCVRKAVIKQEDHNNSRHIILRMELSEAEKQQFEEKQIEISRSYVNEHKQFHGFNIVQSNFSGDYVQKTCALSRDVRKNRRPKNSQLLAFLSLVNAYVPGSHLLQSQCQAFLGPPDPIYGGPSFEQRMEPFTHLIVTFPARQGQDKHVRMAHSLIAQQCVELLATAGVTRSDTARNFLTEFCREEVQQFLVQDMLTKREMGEERKDTFSRLIQDIEGEESKSNVVSVLQLASEIFKQNPFFPQNLARFLYIETRAYFKAEKWAKFAKDRDPKSSFVADTLGQVYKNHLKSRVHDPSISAQEILQLSKKAFDAFRDEERAAENEQGADMQDDGMTKVSRIFNNRGLFGYLQVANIVFDSLVSLDKNWQKVLTMEISADTFFIKIGQKKLFKYKPLISSLRDEVERKCEFFDGYLTYSKPSIEKDEPHYFQTDVKNCYHKYVGTCTPIHSESAIDVPLQKLKEEMAIAFPGLLSCLDKGYDKTHLRRITILWEEIKKDWEKKKDGGGENKAAQNFILANIILSKVEAASPVLTPLPILRSILERHLLANFGNQTPEFYFLVLLLFWPEEYKKMGFNVDLNKCVQEMQESYKNTYKKHLRSRYLRPLIFLGKGEGLSRLVHRSKIEKLLARENPMAGPDTIDQKWSSGEVWREPSVQDLLLPVIGVVRQHRVFARVDGKEIEVYAEQRRKVWKSEDVCFYLGFTIRGPVAYGIQYPSHHGYVSYSGPVRSCTTCANVMESTNWVQVEPVAITKEAPMFSTSPPGRYECKVSGLRWVCKTHVSLQYQFSSWEPHRAMMKSLGYEQGGPLLDVTIISGELEEVQLPHFACFGDDPSFKEKVRILHVEDCGVSVEQVDEVTRFHVKILHPTFSPKGVLVRSGFPVKAHCDLLLYQAKTAFLTLHAYLVPCDSSVEQAMKKKEQSYGYRSIRKPQPVKSLRMKDWFSLTTSSPSAEVKPPKMKLRYDNTTPNFFEVFMEDADVDFGMKLISDVEGEIVWDHTIRKDLHFVDLHRTDLIQRVCLVKPILDQILAKSVITDEGYSTVMAKRTTQDQMRELYMGPLRASGISAKNIFYEILKELEPLLIKELKGE; encoded by the exons ATGGCACACAACACGGGGTCATCCCTGTCCAATGCCCGTGGTCGTGAAATTTATGTTGGAAGTGAAATCAGGGATTCCATTTCACTTCTGGATGTTTTGTACTCAAATGCATTTGAAGAAGAGGACATGGACTCCGCAGTAGCTAAGAAGACCGAGGTAGATTTTTACAGAGGAGCCCCACCTCAATGGCTTAACTTCTACTGGGCTGAAAGGGCAACGTCAGCTGATAAAACAACCCCCTTTATCAAAAGAGACGGGTACACTGAGCTGATAGAAAATATTATGAAACGGAGTAAGGGCGACCTGACTTCTACCATGAATCTGCTGCATCAGCCAGGCAGTGGGGGAACCACTCTGGCCAAACAGGTGCTCTGGGACATGAGGAAAACACTGAGGTGTGCTGTTCTAACAGGCCCTACCTCAGATATCACCGCTATCGCCAAGCAGGTGATTCACCTTTTCACTGCAGGCGGTCAAGGCCACCAGAACACTGTGCTCTTACTGCTGGAAGATGAGCGTATTCTGGAGAATCTGCAGGATGCCATCATGAAAGAGATTGCAGAGAGAAACATCACGACCCACAGGCCTGTGGTCATCATTTTAAACTGTGTGCGTAAGGCAGTTATCAAACAAGAGGACCATAACAACTCAAGACATATTATTCTCAGGATGGAACTTTCTGAAGCAGAGAAACAACAGTTTGAGGAGAAACAGATTGAGATCAGTCGAAGCTACGTTAATGAACACAAACAGTTTCATGGCTTTAACATAGTGCAATCCAATTTCAGTGGAGATTATGTTCAAAAAACATGTGCACTTTCAAGAGATGTCAGGAAAAATAGAAGACCTAAAAATTCCCAGCTTCTTGCATTCTTGTCGCTGGTGAATGCCTACGTCCCTGGCTCCCACCTTCTGCAGTCTCAATGTCAGGCATTCCTTGGTCCTCCAGATCCCATTTATGGAGGTCCTTCCTTTGAGCAGCGAATGGAGCCTTTCACTCATCTGATAGTGACATTCCCTGCACGACAGGGACAAGACAAACATGTCCGCATGGCTCACTCACTGATTGCACAGCAGTGTGTTGAGTTACTGGCTACGGCAGGTGTGACCAGGAGTGATACAGCAAGGAACTTTCTGACTGAATTTTGTAGAGAAGAGGTACAACAATTTTTAGTTCAAGACATGCTAACGAAAAGGGAaatgggagaagagagaaaagacacGTTTTCCAGATTGATTCAAGATATTGAAGGCGAAGAATCCAAAAGCAATGTTGTATCTGTTTTACAATTAGCTTCAGAGATATTCAAGCAAAACCCATTTTTTCCTCAAAATCTTGCTCGTTTTCTTTACATTGAGACAAGAGCCTATTTTAAAGCGGAGAAGTGGGCAAAATTTGCGAAAGACAGAGATCCTAAAAGTTCATTTGTTGCTGATACACTGGGGCAAGTATACAAGAACCATTTGAAGAGCAGGGTCCATGATCCTTCCATCTCTGCACAAGAAATTTTGCAACTGTCAAAAAAGGCCTTTGATGCTTTCAGAGATGAGGAAAGGGCTGCTGAAAATGAGCAGGGAGCAGACATGCAAGACGATGGTATGACCAAAGTCTCACGGATCTTTAACAACAGAGGACTATTTGGTTATCTACAGGTTGCCAACATTGTTTTTGACTCGCTTGTGTCTCTTGACAAAAACTGGCAAAAGGTCCTTACCATGGAAATATCAGCTGACACCTTCTTCATAAAAATCGGACAAAAAAAGCTCTTCAAGTACAAGCCACTCATCAGCAGCCTCAGGGATGAGGTGGAGAGGAAATGTGAGTTTTTTGATGGTTACCTGACGTACTCCAAGCCCAGCATAGAGAAAGATGAACCACATTACTTTCAGACTGATGTCAAGAACTGCTACCACAAATACGTGGGGACATGCACACCTATACACTCAGAGTCTGCAATAGATGTACCCCTCCAGAAGCTCAAAGAAGAAATGGCCATTGCCTTCCCTGGACTGCTTTCCTGTCTTGATAAGGGCTATGATAAAACTCACTTGCGCCGAATAACAATTTTGTGGGAGGAAATAAAAAAAGATTGGGAAAAAAAGAAAGATGGTGGTGGTGAGAACAAAGCTGCCCAAAACTTCATCCTTGCCAACATCATCTTAAGCAAAGTGGAAGCAGCATCTCCAGTGCTTACCCCTTTGCCAATCCTAAGAAGCATTCTGGAAAGACACCTATTGGCCAATTTCGGTAACCAAACCCCAGAGTTTTACTTCTTAGTCCTTTTGCTGTTCTGGCCCGAGGAGTATAAGAAAATGGGATTCAATGTTGACCTCAACAAATGTGTTCAAGAGATGCAAGAGtcctacaaaaacacatacaagaaGCATCTTCGCTCAAGATACCTTCGCCCCCTTATTTTCCTGGGAAAGGGTGAGGGTTTGAGCAGATTGGTTCATAGATCAAAAATAGAGAAACTATTGGCAAGGGAGAATCCAATGGCAGGGCCAGACACTATAGATCAAAAGTGGAGCAGTGGTGAGGTGTGGAGAGAACCCAGTGTCCAGGATCTTCTTCTTCCAGTCATTGGAGTGGTTAGACAGCACAGGGTGTTTGCGCGCGTTGATGGCAAGGAGATTGAAGTTTATGCTGAACAACGAAGAAAAGTTTGGAAGTCCGAAGACGTCTGCTTCTACCTTGGCTTCACCATTAGAGGTCCTGTGGCCTACGGCATCCAGTACCCATCCCATCACGGATATGTCTCCTATTCAG GGCCTGTGAGAAGTTGCACAACCTGTGCTAATGTGATG GAGTCTACCAACTGGGTTCAGGTTGAACCTGTGGCCATCACTAAAGAAGCCCCAATGTTCAG CACTTCTCCCCCTGGGCGCTACGAGTGCAAAGTATCAGGGCTCCGGTGGGTGTGTAAAACCCATGTCAGTTTACAGTATCAATTCAGCTCCTGGGAGCCTCACAGGGCAATGATGAAAAGCTTGgggtacgagcaaggaggcccccTATTGGACGTCACAATCATTTCAGGAGAACTGGAAGAAGTGCAGCTGCCACATTTTGCCTGTTTCG GCGATGATCCCTCCTTTAAAGAGAAAGTGAGAATTCTACATGTAGAAGACTGTGGTGTGTCCGTAGAACAAGTGGATGAAGTCACCCGCTTCCACGTCAAGATCCTCCATCCAACCTTCTCTCCAAAAGGAGTTCTCGTGAGATCTGGCTTTCCGGTGAAAGCCCACTGTGACTTGCTGCTCTACCAGGCCAAGACAGCATTCCTCACGCTACATGCATATCTGGTGCCCTGTGATTCTTCTGTAGAACAG GCAATGAAGAAAAAGGAGCAGTCTTATGGATACAGGAGTATCAGAAAGCCGCAGCCAGTCAAGTCCCTTCGGATGAAGGATTGGTTCAGCCTCACAACGTCGTCTCCTTCTGCTGAAGTTAAACCTCCT AAAATGAAGCTGAGATATGACAACACTACACCAAACTTCTTTGAGGTGTTCATGGAAGATGCAGATGTTGACTTCGGTATGAAGCTAATCAGTGATGTGGAGGGGGAAATCGTCTGGGATCACACAATACGAAAAG ACCTGCACTTTGTGGACCTCCACCGGACAGACCTTATCCAGAGAGTGTGCCTGGTGAAGCCCATATTGGATCAAATCCTGGCCAAGAGCGTTATCACTGATGAGGGCTACAGTACAGTAATGGCCAAACGCACCACACAGGACCAGATGAGGGAACTCTACATGGGACCTCTGAGGGCAAGTGGCATCAGTGCAAAAAATATTTTCTATGAGATCCTGAAGGAGCTGGAGCCACTGCTAATCAAAGAGCTGAAGGGTGAATAA
- the LOC139561330 gene encoding sterile alpha motif domain-containing protein 9-like isoform X1 codes for MAHNTGSSLSNARGREIYVGSEIRDSISLLDVLYSNAFEEEDMDSAVAKKTEVDFYRGAPPQWLNFYWAERATSADKTTPFIKRDGYTELIENIMKRSKGDLTSTMNLLHQPGSGGTTLAKQVLWDMRKTLRCAVLTGPTSDITAIAKQVIHLFTAGGQGHQNTVLLLLEDERILENLQDAIMKEIAERNITTHRPVVIILNCVRKAVIKQEDHNNSRHIILRMELSEAEKQQFEEKQIEISRSYVNEHKQFHGFNIVQSNFSGDYVQKTCALSRDVRKNRRPKNSQLLAFLSLVNAYVPGSHLLQSQCQAFLGPPDPIYGGPSFEQRMEPFTHLIVTFPARQGQDKHVRMAHSLIAQQCVELLATAGVTRSDTARNFLTEFCREEVQQFLVQDMLTKREMGEERKDTFSRLIQDIEGEESKSNVVSVLQLASEIFKQNPFFPQNLARFLYIETRAYFKAEKWAKFAKDRDPKSSFVADTLGQVYKNHLKSRVHDPSISAQEILQLSKKAFDAFRDEERAAENEQGADMQDDGMTKVSRIFNNRGLFGYLQVANIVFDSLVSLDKNWQKVLTMEISADTFFIKIGQKKLFKYKPLISSLRDEVERKCEFFDGYLTYSKPSIEKDEPHYFQTDVKNCYHKYVGTCTPIHSESAIDVPLQKLKEEMAIAFPGLLSCLDKGYDKTHLRRITILWEEIKKDWEKKKDGGGENKAAQNFILANIILSKVEAASPVLTPLPILRSILERHLLANFGNQTPEFYFLVLLLFWPEEYKKMGFNVDLNKCVQEMQESYKNTYKKHLRSRYLRPLIFLGKGEGLSRLVHRSKIEKLLARENPMAGPDTIDQKWSSGEVWREPSVQDLLLPVIGVVRQHRVFARVDGKEIEVYAEQRRKVWKSEDVCFYLGFTIRGPVAYGIQYPSHHGYVSYSGPVRSCTTCANVMESTNWVQVEPVAITKEAPMFSTSPPGRYECKVSGLRWVCKTHVSLQYQFSSWEPHRAMMKSLGYEQGGPLLDVTIISGELEEVQLPHFACFGDDPSFKEKVRILHVEDCGVSVEQVDEVTRFHVKILHPTFSPKGVLVRSGFPVKAHCDLLLYQAKTAFLTLHAYLVPCDSSVEQAMKKKEQSYGYRSIRKPQPVKSLRMKDWFSLTTSSPSAEVKPPKMKLRYDNTTPNFFEVFMEDADVDFGMKLISDVEGEIVWDHTIRKADYRHKTTQNSQNLHFVDLHRTDLIQRVCLVKPILDQILAKSVITDEGYSTVMAKRTTQDQMRELYMGPLRASGISAKNIFYEILKELEPLLIKELKGE; via the exons ATGGCACACAACACGGGGTCATCCCTGTCCAATGCCCGTGGTCGTGAAATTTATGTTGGAAGTGAAATCAGGGATTCCATTTCACTTCTGGATGTTTTGTACTCAAATGCATTTGAAGAAGAGGACATGGACTCCGCAGTAGCTAAGAAGACCGAGGTAGATTTTTACAGAGGAGCCCCACCTCAATGGCTTAACTTCTACTGGGCTGAAAGGGCAACGTCAGCTGATAAAACAACCCCCTTTATCAAAAGAGACGGGTACACTGAGCTGATAGAAAATATTATGAAACGGAGTAAGGGCGACCTGACTTCTACCATGAATCTGCTGCATCAGCCAGGCAGTGGGGGAACCACTCTGGCCAAACAGGTGCTCTGGGACATGAGGAAAACACTGAGGTGTGCTGTTCTAACAGGCCCTACCTCAGATATCACCGCTATCGCCAAGCAGGTGATTCACCTTTTCACTGCAGGCGGTCAAGGCCACCAGAACACTGTGCTCTTACTGCTGGAAGATGAGCGTATTCTGGAGAATCTGCAGGATGCCATCATGAAAGAGATTGCAGAGAGAAACATCACGACCCACAGGCCTGTGGTCATCATTTTAAACTGTGTGCGTAAGGCAGTTATCAAACAAGAGGACCATAACAACTCAAGACATATTATTCTCAGGATGGAACTTTCTGAAGCAGAGAAACAACAGTTTGAGGAGAAACAGATTGAGATCAGTCGAAGCTACGTTAATGAACACAAACAGTTTCATGGCTTTAACATAGTGCAATCCAATTTCAGTGGAGATTATGTTCAAAAAACATGTGCACTTTCAAGAGATGTCAGGAAAAATAGAAGACCTAAAAATTCCCAGCTTCTTGCATTCTTGTCGCTGGTGAATGCCTACGTCCCTGGCTCCCACCTTCTGCAGTCTCAATGTCAGGCATTCCTTGGTCCTCCAGATCCCATTTATGGAGGTCCTTCCTTTGAGCAGCGAATGGAGCCTTTCACTCATCTGATAGTGACATTCCCTGCACGACAGGGACAAGACAAACATGTCCGCATGGCTCACTCACTGATTGCACAGCAGTGTGTTGAGTTACTGGCTACGGCAGGTGTGACCAGGAGTGATACAGCAAGGAACTTTCTGACTGAATTTTGTAGAGAAGAGGTACAACAATTTTTAGTTCAAGACATGCTAACGAAAAGGGAaatgggagaagagagaaaagacacGTTTTCCAGATTGATTCAAGATATTGAAGGCGAAGAATCCAAAAGCAATGTTGTATCTGTTTTACAATTAGCTTCAGAGATATTCAAGCAAAACCCATTTTTTCCTCAAAATCTTGCTCGTTTTCTTTACATTGAGACAAGAGCCTATTTTAAAGCGGAGAAGTGGGCAAAATTTGCGAAAGACAGAGATCCTAAAAGTTCATTTGTTGCTGATACACTGGGGCAAGTATACAAGAACCATTTGAAGAGCAGGGTCCATGATCCTTCCATCTCTGCACAAGAAATTTTGCAACTGTCAAAAAAGGCCTTTGATGCTTTCAGAGATGAGGAAAGGGCTGCTGAAAATGAGCAGGGAGCAGACATGCAAGACGATGGTATGACCAAAGTCTCACGGATCTTTAACAACAGAGGACTATTTGGTTATCTACAGGTTGCCAACATTGTTTTTGACTCGCTTGTGTCTCTTGACAAAAACTGGCAAAAGGTCCTTACCATGGAAATATCAGCTGACACCTTCTTCATAAAAATCGGACAAAAAAAGCTCTTCAAGTACAAGCCACTCATCAGCAGCCTCAGGGATGAGGTGGAGAGGAAATGTGAGTTTTTTGATGGTTACCTGACGTACTCCAAGCCCAGCATAGAGAAAGATGAACCACATTACTTTCAGACTGATGTCAAGAACTGCTACCACAAATACGTGGGGACATGCACACCTATACACTCAGAGTCTGCAATAGATGTACCCCTCCAGAAGCTCAAAGAAGAAATGGCCATTGCCTTCCCTGGACTGCTTTCCTGTCTTGATAAGGGCTATGATAAAACTCACTTGCGCCGAATAACAATTTTGTGGGAGGAAATAAAAAAAGATTGGGAAAAAAAGAAAGATGGTGGTGGTGAGAACAAAGCTGCCCAAAACTTCATCCTTGCCAACATCATCTTAAGCAAAGTGGAAGCAGCATCTCCAGTGCTTACCCCTTTGCCAATCCTAAGAAGCATTCTGGAAAGACACCTATTGGCCAATTTCGGTAACCAAACCCCAGAGTTTTACTTCTTAGTCCTTTTGCTGTTCTGGCCCGAGGAGTATAAGAAAATGGGATTCAATGTTGACCTCAACAAATGTGTTCAAGAGATGCAAGAGtcctacaaaaacacatacaagaaGCATCTTCGCTCAAGATACCTTCGCCCCCTTATTTTCCTGGGAAAGGGTGAGGGTTTGAGCAGATTGGTTCATAGATCAAAAATAGAGAAACTATTGGCAAGGGAGAATCCAATGGCAGGGCCAGACACTATAGATCAAAAGTGGAGCAGTGGTGAGGTGTGGAGAGAACCCAGTGTCCAGGATCTTCTTCTTCCAGTCATTGGAGTGGTTAGACAGCACAGGGTGTTTGCGCGCGTTGATGGCAAGGAGATTGAAGTTTATGCTGAACAACGAAGAAAAGTTTGGAAGTCCGAAGACGTCTGCTTCTACCTTGGCTTCACCATTAGAGGTCCTGTGGCCTACGGCATCCAGTACCCATCCCATCACGGATATGTCTCCTATTCAG GGCCTGTGAGAAGTTGCACAACCTGTGCTAATGTGATG GAGTCTACCAACTGGGTTCAGGTTGAACCTGTGGCCATCACTAAAGAAGCCCCAATGTTCAG CACTTCTCCCCCTGGGCGCTACGAGTGCAAAGTATCAGGGCTCCGGTGGGTGTGTAAAACCCATGTCAGTTTACAGTATCAATTCAGCTCCTGGGAGCCTCACAGGGCAATGATGAAAAGCTTGgggtacgagcaaggaggcccccTATTGGACGTCACAATCATTTCAGGAGAACTGGAAGAAGTGCAGCTGCCACATTTTGCCTGTTTCG GCGATGATCCCTCCTTTAAAGAGAAAGTGAGAATTCTACATGTAGAAGACTGTGGTGTGTCCGTAGAACAAGTGGATGAAGTCACCCGCTTCCACGTCAAGATCCTCCATCCAACCTTCTCTCCAAAAGGAGTTCTCGTGAGATCTGGCTTTCCGGTGAAAGCCCACTGTGACTTGCTGCTCTACCAGGCCAAGACAGCATTCCTCACGCTACATGCATATCTGGTGCCCTGTGATTCTTCTGTAGAACAG GCAATGAAGAAAAAGGAGCAGTCTTATGGATACAGGAGTATCAGAAAGCCGCAGCCAGTCAAGTCCCTTCGGATGAAGGATTGGTTCAGCCTCACAACGTCGTCTCCTTCTGCTGAAGTTAAACCTCCT AAAATGAAGCTGAGATATGACAACACTACACCAAACTTCTTTGAGGTGTTCATGGAAGATGCAGATGTTGACTTCGGTATGAAGCTAATCAGTGATGTGGAGGGGGAAATCGTCTGGGATCACACAATACGAAAAG CTGACTACAGACACAAAACCACTCAGAATTCACAAA ACCTGCACTTTGTGGACCTCCACCGGACAGACCTTATCCAGAGAGTGTGCCTGGTGAAGCCCATATTGGATCAAATCCTGGCCAAGAGCGTTATCACTGATGAGGGCTACAGTACAGTAATGGCCAAACGCACCACACAGGACCAGATGAGGGAACTCTACATGGGACCTCTGAGGGCAAGTGGCATCAGTGCAAAAAATATTTTCTATGAGATCCTGAAGGAGCTGGAGCCACTGCTAATCAAAGAGCTGAAGGGTGAATAA
- the LOC139561791 gene encoding sterile alpha motif domain-containing protein 9-like, with the protein MAHNKGSSLSNARGRESYVGSQIRDYISLLDVLYANAFEEEDIDSAVAKKTEVDFYSGAPPQWLNFYWAERATSADKTTPLIKRDGYTELMENIKKQCKGDLTSTMNLLHQPGSGGTTLVKQVLWDMRKTLRCAVLTGPTSDITAIAKQVIHLFTAGGQGQQNTVLLLLEDERILENLQDAIIKEIAERNITTHRPVVILLNCVRKAVIKQEYHNKSRHVILRTELSEAEKQQFEEKQIEISRSYITEHKQFHGFNIMRENFSGDYVKETCAFLNVRKNRRPKNSQLLAFLSLVNAYVPGSHLLLSQCQAFLGTPDPIYGGPSFEQRMEPFTQLIVTFPARQGQDKHVCMAHPLIAQQCVELLATAGVTRSDTARNFLTDFCGEEVQQHLMPVIKDMLTKREITVDHQQNTGNETQDLFSQKYVLQIKLTKREMGEERTDTFSRLIHDIEAKEPKSNRVSVLQLASEKITQNPFFPQALARFFYIVKSEYGEAEQWAKIAKDRDPKNSFVADTLGQVYKTHLKSRVYDPSISAQDILQLAVKAFEAFKDVERAAENEQGADIQDDGMTKVSHIFNNRGLFGYLHVANIVFDSLVSLDKNWQKVLTMEISAESFFISIGQKKLFKYKPLISSLRDEVERKCEFFDGYLTYSKPNIKKNEPHYFQTDVKNCYCKYVGTCTPIHSESAIDVPLQKLKEEKAITFPGLLSCLDKGYDESNLSRITKLWEEIQECEKKKDGGGENKAAQNFILANIILSKVEAASPVLTPLPILRSILERHLLANFGNQTPEFYFLVLLLFWPEEHKKMGFNVDINKCVLEMQDSYNNTYKKHLRSRYLRPLIFLGRGEGLSRLVHRSKIDNLLARENPMAGPEERPDFIDQKWSSGEVWREPSVQDLLLPVNGVVRQHRVFARVHGKEIEVCADQRSKVWKTGDVCFYLGFTIRGPVAYGIQYPSHHGHFFHSDRMTGGVPRKMLEVPDIKSIKDGKTVTV; encoded by the coding sequence ATGGCACACAACAAGGGCTCATCCCTGTCCAATGCCCGTGGGCGTGAAAGTTATGTTGGAAGTCAAATCAGGGATTACATTTCACTTCTGGATGTTTTGTACGCAAATGCATTTGAAGAAGAGGACATAGACTCCGCAGTAGCTAAGAAGACCGAGGTAGATTTTTACAGCGGAGCCCCACCTCAATGGCTTAACTTCTACTGGGCTGAAAGGGCAACGTCAGCTGATAAAACAACCCCCCTTATCAAAAGAGACGGTTACACTGAACTGATGGAAAATATTAAGAAACAGTGTAAGGGTGACCTGACTTCTACCATGAATCTGCTGCATCAGCCAGGCAGCGGAGGAACAACTCTGGTCAAGCAGGTGCTCTGGGACATGAGGAAAACACTCAGATGTGCTGTTCTAACAGGCCCTACCTCAGACATCACCGCTATCGCCAAGCAGGTGATTCACCTTTTCACTGCAGGCGGTCAAGGCCAGCAGAACACTGTGCTCTTACTGCTGGAAGATGAGCGTATTCTGGAGAATCTGCAGGATGCCATCATCAAAGAGATTGCAGAGAGAAACATCACGACCCACAGGCCTGTGGTCATCCTTTTAAACTGTGTGCGTAAGGCAGTTATCAAACAAGAGTACCATAACAAATCAAGACATGTTATTCTCAGGACGGAACTTTCTGAAGCAGAGAAACAACAGTTTGAGGAGAAACAGATTGAGATCAGTCGAAGCTACATTACTGAACACAAACAGTTTCATGGCTTTAACATAATGCGAGAAAATTTCAGTGGAGATTATGTTAAAGaaacgtgtgcctttttaaatgtcaggaaaaatAGAAGACCTAAAAATTCTCAACTTCTTGCATTCTTATCACTGGTGAATGCCTACGTCCCTGGATCCCACCTTCTGCTGTCTCAATGTCAGGCATTCCTTGGTACTCCAGATCCCATTTATGGAGGTCCTTCCTTTGAGCAGCGAATGGAGCCTTTCACTCAGCTGATAGTGACATTCCCTGCACGACAGGGACAAGACAAACATGTCTGCATGGCTCACCCACTGATTGCACAGCAGTGTGTTGAGTTACTGGCTACGGCAGGTGTGACCAGGAGTGATACAGCAAGGAACTTTCTGACAGACTTTTGTGGAGAAGAGGTGCAGCAACATTTGATGCCTGTCATCAAAGACATGCTAACTAAGAGGGAGATCACAGTGGACCATCAGCAGAATACAGGAAATGAAACACAGGATCTGTTTTCCCAAAAATATGTTTTACAAATCAAGCTAACAAAAAGGGAAatgggagaagagaggacagacacatTTTCCAGGTTGATTCACGATATTGAAGCCAAAGAACCCAAAAGCAATCGTGTATCTGTTTTGCAATTAGCTTCAGAGAAAATCACGCAGAACCCATTTTTTCCTCAAGCTCTTGCTCGTTTCTTTTACATTGTGAAGAGTGAATATGGTGAAGCGGAGCAGTGGGCAAAAATAGCAAAAGACAGAGATCCTAAGAATTCATTTGTTGCTGACACTCTGGGGCAAGTATACAAGACACATTTAAAGAGCAGGGTCTATGATCCTTCCATCTCTGCACAAGACATCTTGCAACTGGCAGTAAAGGCCTTTGAGGCTTTCAAAGATGTGGAAAGGGCTGCTGAAAATGAGCAAGGAGCAGACATACAAGATGATGGTATGACCAAAGTCTCACACATCTTTAACAACAGGGGACTATTTGGTTATCTACATGTTGCCAACATTGTTTTTGACTCACTTGTCTCGCTTGATAAAAACTGGCAAAAGGTCCTTACCATGGAAATATCTGCTGAATCTTTCTTCATATCAATCGGACAAAAAAAGCTCTTCAAGTACAAGCCACTCATCAGCAGCCTCAGGGATGAGGTGGAGAGGAAATGTGAGTTTTTTGATGGTTACCTGACTTACTCCAAGCCcaacattaaaaaaaatgaaCCGCATTACTTTCAGACTGATGTCAAGAACTGCTACTGCAAATATGTGGGGACATGCACACCTATACACTCAGAGTCTGCAATAGATGTACCCCTCCAGAAGCTCAAAGAGGAAAAGGCCATTACTTTCCCTGGACTGCTTTCCTGTCTTGATAAGGGCTATGATGAATCTAACTTGAGCCGAATAACAAAATTGTGGGAGGAAATACAAGAATGTGAAAAAAAGAAAGATGGTGGTGGTGAGAACAAAGCTGCCCAAAACTTCATCCTTGCCAACATCATCTTAAGCAAAGTGGAAGCAGCATCTCCAGTGCTTACCCCTTTGCCAATCCTAAGAAGCATTCTGGAAAGACACCTATTGGCCAATTTCGGTAACCAAACCCCAGAGTTTTACTTCTTAGTCCTTTTGCTGTTCTGGCCCGAGGAGCATAAGAAAATGGGATTCAATGTTGACATCAACAAATGTGTTCTGGAGATGCAAGACTCCTACAACAACACATACAAGAAGCATCTTCGCTCAAGGTACCTTCGCCCCCTTATTTTCCTGGGACGGGGTGAGGGTTTGAGCAGACTGGTTCATAGATCAAAAATAGACAACCTATTGGCAAGGGAGAATCCAATGGCAGGGCCAGAGGAAAGGCCAGACTTTATAGATCAAAAGTGGAGCAGTGGTGAGGTGTGGAGAGAACCCAGTGTCCAGGATCTTCTTCTTCCAGTCAATGGAGTGGTTAGACAGCACAGGGTGTTTGCGCGCGTTCATGGCAAGGAGATCGAAGTCTGTGCCGACCAACGAAGCAAAGTTTGGAAGACTGGAGACGTCTGCTTCTACCTAGGTTTCACCATTAGAGGTCCTGTGGCCTATGGCATACAGTACCCATCCCATCACGGACATTTCTTTCATTCAGATAGGATGACAGGGGGGGTACCTCGTAAAATGTTGGAAGTACCTGACATCAAATCGATCAAAGACGGTAAGACAGTTACTGTATAG